DNA from Intestinimonas massiliensis (ex Afouda et al. 2020):
CGGACCGGATCGAGGGCTGGAAGGTAGAGATCTTCCGGATCTATATCGCGGATACCGCCTTGCGGGGCAAGGGCTACGGAAAGCAGGCCATGCAGGCGATCCTGAAGCAGTGCTTCGAGGCATGGGGCATGGAGCGGGTCTATCTGGACCATTATACCGGCAATCCGGCCGCGGAGTTATATCGGTCGCTGGGGTTTCAGTACGAGGGGGTCCTGCGAAGGAACTGCCGGAAAAACGGGAAACTTTACGACGTGCACCTGATGTCCATGCTGAGGGAGGAGTATCAGCAGGCCCGCCAGAACCGGTGACGCCGGTCCGCACCCGGTCCATCCGCCCGCGCGGAACCGAAGCCTGGTCGCCGGACTTTGTCGGAGCGCCCGATCCGGTCCGTCTCCGCGGAGAAGCGCCGGGGGGCCTTGGGCGGGCGGTGCCGCTGTGCATTGTCGGTAATATTCAAATGCTTGTCCCAGTAAAAGGTCCTATTGCTGCTCTCTCATGGGGGGCGGTGCCATCCACGATGGCGGTCTTTTTCTCCGGCAGGAGGATGGCGTCCAGGGAGTCGGGGTCGCCGGAGCAGCGGATGTACTCCACCTGGAGCCCCCGCTCCTCGGCGGCGGCGGCCACCCGCTTCATCAAGGTGGATTTTCCGCAGCCGGGGCCGCCCTTCAGGATGAAAACGGCGTCTGCCTCCGCCGGGTCGATGAGCTGATCGTACAAGGAATAAAATCCCGCAGGGGAATTCGCACCTAAAAAATATCGGACCTGTGGTTCCGTTGACATGGGCTTACCCTCCTAACTATTCTCTACTTCAGGGTATGCCGTCCGCCGTGCCCCGGTGCCGTGCCTGCGCCCGTTTTTTTACCCGTTCCGGCCATTGTTTTTCCCCTTTCCCGTCAAAAGGGCCCCGCGCCTTCCGCAGGAGGCGCGGGGCCCTTTTCGCCGCTTCAGCGGGCTTCGGTCAGCGAGCGGTCCAGCAGGAAGGACAGCAGACGCTCTTCCGGCAGCGGTCTGGCATAGTAATAGCCCTGGAGCCAGTCGGCGTCATACCGCCGGAGGCCCTCCGCCTGGGCCGCCGTCTCCACGCCTTCCACCACCACCCGCTGCCCCATTTTGTGGAACAGCTCCAACAGCGTATGCACCAGCATATCCGCCCGCCTGTCCTCCGGGAAGGCAACCAGCAGGCTCTGGTCCAGCTTGATACACTCGAAGGGCAGGTCCAGTACGCTGGAGAGGTTGGAATAACCGGTCCCGAAGTCGTCCAGATAAAAGCGCACACCCTTGGCGGACAGCTCGCCCATGACCTTTCGCATCCGCTCCAGGTCCTGAAGCAGCACCCGCTCGGTGATCTCGATCTTCAGCCGCTCCGGTGAAACGCCGTGACGGGCCAGGCAGCCGGTCACCCGCCCGGTCAGGTCCGGGTCCATAAACTGCTGCATAGACAGGTTGATGGAGACCGTCTCCAGCCCGGCGGCCTGCCCGCCGCCCAGCAGACGGCATACCTCCTCCAGCACGATCCAGCTCAACTCGTCGATGAGTCCCGTCTCTTCGGCCAGCGGGATGAATACCGAGGGAGGCACCGCCCGCCCCTGAAAATCCTCCAGGCGGAGCAGGGCCTCCGCCGAGGAGAAGGCGCCGGTCCCACAGCGGTACACCGGCTGATACCAGACCCGGAAGCGCCGCTCCCGAATGGAACGGCGGATCAGCTCCAGCAGCTCTTTCCGCCGCTCTAGCGCTTCCCAAACCGCTTCCCCGCACTCCACCGTCTCCTCCGGCCCCTGCTTGGCCAGGCGAAGCCCGTGTTCCAGCAGCTCCAGCACCTGGGCCTCCGTCCAGGCCTGCCCCCGGCAGACCAGGTCGGTCAGCCGGGCCGGAATCAGCGTCTCTGCGTCTCCCAGCGTCCAGGTTCGCTGGAACCGCCGCTGCACCGTCTCCAGGCTGCTGCGCCCCTTCTCCTGACTTTCCCACGGCAGGAGAAGGGCAAACTCCACGTTGCCAAAGCGGAAGGCCCGGCCCTCCGGCTCCATATGGTCCAGCCAGCGGGCAATCTCATAGAGGAAGGCGTCGCCCGCGGCGTGGCCGAAGCGCTGGTTGACATTGACAAAGTGGTGCAGGGAGAGCAGGATCACCTGAAACCGCTGCCGCCCCGCCAGACGCAGAGAAATCTCCTGATAAAAGCTGTTTCGATTGCCGATCCCCGTCAGGCCGTCCTGCTCCACGCTGCTGCACTGGAAGCCGAGAAACAGGATGAGATCGGCCATGGCAATGATGGTGCCGTTGAGCAGCAGCTCGGGATAGAGGAGCTGAAAGAGCATCAGCAGCAGTGCCACCGGGGGCAGGGTCCGCATGACCCGCACCATGTCCCGGCTGACACAGGGCTGGTTTTTAAAATAGCACAGCAGCAGCAGCGCCAGTTCTGCGGCCATGATGCCGTAGCCCAGCCGGTTGAGAGGACCTCTCTGGTAGTTCCCCATCGCATCGAAGGAGAACATGACCCCGCTGCCCAGGTTCCACAGCACCACCGCCAGATCGATCAGCGTCAATGCGCTCACCCACCGCCGGGCCCGGCGCAGGCAGCCCTTGTCGTACACATGCTCCAAGATGAGGCAGAACAGGTATAGGGCCGTCATGGAGCACATGAGAACACTGATCAGGAAATAGGCGCTGTTCAGCATCAGGTTGACCCACAGCGGCACCCGGGCCGCGTTCTGGATGGTCACCACACACAGCGTATTGAGAATCACGGAGCTCAGGGAGAGCCACAGACACAGGCCGTACATCCTCCGCCGCGCCGTCACCGCCCACCTTCGCTCATAAAAGTAGAGCAGCAGAATCATCAGAAGGATACATGCAAAAAACTCCGCCGACAGAGACCACTTCATACCGGAGACCACCCCCCTTCGGCTACGGCAGCCGTCAATTGTATCTTCATTTTATCACATTTTCTCAAAAAACGTAAATATTGTATCCAAAAAATGTTACAAACATCTATCTCCCTCCCCTCCGGCCTCACCGGACCGCACCCCGGCTGTTGCTATTTGTCCTCGGTTCGGTTACAATATGATTATATGCCACCGCTGCTCCGGCGGAAGCACTTTATTGGAAAGAGGTGACGGCGTTTGAGCTTTCTCTCCCCCGGTTATCTGCTCTTTTTTCCGGCCACGGTGCTGCTCTACTTCCTGCTGCCCCGGCCCTGTAAAAACCTGTGGCTGCTGGCGGCAAGCTGGTTTTTCTATCTCTGCGCCGGGCCGGACTGCTTCGCCTTCCTCCTGTGCGCCACGCTGGTCACCTATACCGGAGCCCGGCTGCTGGAGCGCCGGGATGGAGCGAGCCGGAAAGCCCTGCTGACGCTGCTGCTGACACTTTTGTTCGGGACGCTCTTCCTCTTCAAGTACCTGGACTTTGCCTTCTCTCTGGCGGAGCGGGTGCTGGACGCGGCGGGCCTCTCCTTCTCCTCCCCCGCCCTGGATCTGATCCTCCCCGCCGGGATCTCCTTCTACCTTTTCATGGCGGCGGGCTACCTTATCGATGTGTACCGGGGCGACCGGGCCGCAGAACACAGCTTCCTTCTCTGCGCCCTGTTCCTCTCCTTCTTCCCCCATGTCATCTCCGGCCCCATCGCCCGGGCGGGCGGGCTGATCCCCCAGTTCCGTGAGGTCCACCGGTTCGACTATGACAAATTTCGGGCCGGGCTGCTGCGCTTTCTGTGGGGCGCATTCAAAAAGCTGTGCATCGCCGACCGGCTGGCCGTGCTGGTGAACGCCGTGTTCGCCGCCCCCGGGGACTTCGGCTGGCTCCAGGTCATCGCCGCCGCCTGCGCCTTCTCCGTTCAGATCTACTGCGACTTCTCCGCCTACTCCGACATGGCCCTGGGCTCGGCGGAGGCCATGGGCTTTCATCTGATGGAAAACTTCCGCACGCCCTACTTCTCCCGCTCCATTGCCGAATTCTGGCGGCGGTGGCACATCTCCCTGTCCGCCTGGTTCCGCGACTACCTGTACATCCCCCTGGGCGGCAGCCGCCGGGGAAGGACCCGCAAATACCTCAACATCCTCCTCGTGTTCGCCGTCAGCGGCCTGTGGCACGGCGCCGCCCTCACCTTCGTGGTCTGGGGCCTGCTCAACGGTATCTATCAGGTGGCCGGCGGTCTCACCGCCAGGCTGCGGGCCCGGTGCCGCCAGTCGCTCCGGATGCGGGAGGACCGCCCCCTCACCGTCCTGTGGCAGATGGCGGTCACCTTCGTCCTGGCCACCCTGGCCTGGGTCTTTTTCAAGGCGGGCTCCCTCTCCGGGGCTCTGTCCGTGCTGCGGGCCATGCTCCCCGCCGGCCCCGCGCTGGTCCATCCGGTACTGGCCTCTATGGGGCTGGACCGCCGCGAATTCCTGGCCGCCGCCCTGGCCGGCCTGGCCCTGCTGGCGGTGGACCTGCTTTCCCTCCGCGGAAGCGTCCGCGCCCGGGTCCTGGCTCTCCCCCGCCCTCTGCGGTGGCTCGTCGCCCTGATCCTGCTGCTCTGCGTGTTCCTTTTCGGGGTATATGGCACCGGATACGATCCCCAAGACTTCATCTATTTCAAGTTTTAGGGGGAACGGCCATGAAAAAAAGCAAAGAACTTCTGTTCGCCGCCGCCTTCGTGCTGACGGCCGCGCTGCTGCTGGGGCTGTGCGGGGCCGCTCTGCGGCCGGTCCGGGTGGACTACGGCGCAGTGTGGGAGCCCTATCTGGCCGAACCTAAGGACAGCTTGGACTACCTCTACCTGGGCAGCTCCTACGCCTACTGCGACGTCAATCCAAGCCTCATCTATGACGCTACCGGCCTGACCGGCTACGTGCTGGCCGGCCCGGAGCAGACTCTGTCCACCACCTACTGGTACCTCAGAGAGGCCCTCAAAACCCAGACGCCGCAGGTGGTGCTCATCGAGGCCTCCGCCCTCCACTTTGAGCGCTACCAAAACTACAGCCAGATCAATGTGGGCTATATGCCCTTTTCCACCAACAAGCTCCACGCCATTTTTGAGGCCGCGGAGCCCGAGCTGCGTACCGGCCTGCTCTTTGACCTGTACTTCTACCACAGCCGCTGGAAAGAGCTCACCGTGCAGAGCGCCCTGTGGGCCCTGGCCCCCAAAGGGGCCGACCAGCTCAAGGGCTACACCGCCGTGGAGGGGGTGTTCGAGCAGATCGCCGACGGCCCCTTCCAGCGAGAGGTGAAGCCGGACGCCGTCTACCGGCAGAATCTGGCCGACCTGGGT
Protein-coding regions in this window:
- a CDS encoding GNAT family N-acetyltransferase, which translates into the protein MAWMETADLWVRPSQEADLELFYQWERRPEVTQFFSIADGQSRAEVEAIYRRDAADPGRRQYTILLKPEGRPIGRIVLADRIEGWKVEIFRIYIADTALRGKGYGKQAMQAILKQCFEAWGMERVYLDHYTGNPAAELYRSLGFQYEGVLRRNCRKNGKLYDVHLMSMLREEYQQARQNR
- a CDS encoding GGDEF domain-containing phosphodiesterase, producing MKWSLSAEFFACILLMILLLYFYERRWAVTARRRMYGLCLWLSLSSVILNTLCVVTIQNAARVPLWVNLMLNSAYFLISVLMCSMTALYLFCLILEHVYDKGCLRRARRWVSALTLIDLAVVLWNLGSGVMFSFDAMGNYQRGPLNRLGYGIMAAELALLLLCYFKNQPCVSRDMVRVMRTLPPVALLLMLFQLLYPELLLNGTIIAMADLILFLGFQCSSVEQDGLTGIGNRNSFYQEISLRLAGRQRFQVILLSLHHFVNVNQRFGHAAGDAFLYEIARWLDHMEPEGRAFRFGNVEFALLLPWESQEKGRSSLETVQRRFQRTWTLGDAETLIPARLTDLVCRGQAWTEAQVLELLEHGLRLAKQGPEETVECGEAVWEALERRKELLELIRRSIRERRFRVWYQPVYRCGTGAFSSAEALLRLEDFQGRAVPPSVFIPLAEETGLIDELSWIVLEEVCRLLGGGQAAGLETVSINLSMQQFMDPDLTGRVTGCLARHGVSPERLKIEITERVLLQDLERMRKVMGELSAKGVRFYLDDFGTGYSNLSSVLDLPFECIKLDQSLLVAFPEDRRADMLVHTLLELFHKMGQRVVVEGVETAAQAEGLRRYDADWLQGYYYARPLPEERLLSFLLDRSLTEAR
- a CDS encoding MBOAT family O-acyltransferase, which encodes MSFLSPGYLLFFPATVLLYFLLPRPCKNLWLLAASWFFYLCAGPDCFAFLLCATLVTYTGARLLERRDGASRKALLTLLLTLLFGTLFLFKYLDFAFSLAERVLDAAGLSFSSPALDLILPAGISFYLFMAAGYLIDVYRGDRAAEHSFLLCALFLSFFPHVISGPIARAGGLIPQFREVHRFDYDKFRAGLLRFLWGAFKKLCIADRLAVLVNAVFAAPGDFGWLQVIAAACAFSVQIYCDFSAYSDMALGSAEAMGFHLMENFRTPYFSRSIAEFWRRWHISLSAWFRDYLYIPLGGSRRGRTRKYLNILLVFAVSGLWHGAALTFVVWGLLNGIYQVAGGLTARLRARCRQSLRMREDRPLTVLWQMAVTFVLATLAWVFFKAGSLSGALSVLRAMLPAGPALVHPVLASMGLDRREFLAAALAGLALLAVDLLSLRGSVRARVLALPRPLRWLVALILLLCVFLFGVYGTGYDPQDFIYFKF